The Xenopus tropicalis strain Nigerian chromosome 1, UCB_Xtro_10.0, whole genome shotgun sequence DNA segment cctggtgcttaaagcctgagAAACCTGAAATCTCTTGGGGGTTTTTGGGCGacgctggtctgtatgtgagtaggaagcagatttcccgtcccctgatacagatacatgattCCCAGCcatgtttatatccagtaccagctctgtagccCCCTGCCCAGGGATCCTTCCTGttaccccagtcacaatcccagctaagcctgtgagtaatgtctctgagatccgacccacatccagatcccctacagccgggacctttataccctcctctctgccctcattatctgccttcTCAGTatcttctctctctctgccctcattatctgccccctcagccccaaaaaaggcagctccatgggattcccattgttcctgtaggacagtgagtggatctgccatgttgcacagctcctcaatgtgacggatcttcctggacagctcgtccttctttatttccagctgttggatcagctcagtgagttgGAGGCAAAGTTCCTCtctctgcctggagatgtcactcaggagtcgcttctctagggcttccagctcttccctgatgcccctaaacagggcagtgactctctctgtctcaccggctgccacttctgccacttctctcctgcgctcctgcagcctctgggctcctctctcagtctcctctctctctgggctcagtttctccagaactttcctcagtttctctttcttcttctcagaggcctcactcagcagttccaccctgtggccccggtgccccccggccaggcagcaggatgcacagatacaggcagagtcctcatagcagtgatactccagaaccttgtgatgtacagaacattttctccccataaaggaagcggtgggctcagtgagtacatgttctgctgactggcagtgccccctcaggtgggtatcacacagagaagcctcacacaggagacaggatttagcagcaggtacaggagagaggagacagtaagtgcagaagatcccagtctcccccggctcTGTCCCAGTCCAACAGAACCGCTCCACCATGCCACGCAGCTTCCAAGCTGTTGCCAGTTCAGGTCTCCTTTTAAATCGCtgtctgcattcagggcaggaaggaTTTTCAAGGAAAGTCTCCTCCTGGGTGTCCCATGTTctcccaatgcagccccggcagaagttatggccacagggcagggataccggatcagtataaatgctggtacagatggagcagctcagctcatctctcagatcagcagccgccatcgctgaAATCAGGAAGAAGAAATGAAACTGAATGTTCATCTCTATAACCAGTGGGACTTGTTTTTTTCCTGTAGTCACTAGGGGTGGGGCAAATTTATTGTGTCGATATAACTTTCCTCTTTCAGTTTCAACACACATCAATGTGACAGAATCACAACTTGTGAATACAGTATTAGGGTAAAATACAGAGTTACAAAGGAACCATTATAGATGTTTGTGAAGattttcatccaggtcatggtatatctgtaggaATAATTCAAATAACTGGACTTGCTCTATTTTTTTACCTGTCATACAACTTTCTccattcagaatgacttgtacaaagttctttctggaataaataccctggaatgttgctccaatcagcatcaTCTGTTCCTCataaccaggggtccccaacccatgagcaacatttaaatataaaaaaagttgaggagcaacacaagcccctagcccctatgtggattggcacaCTACAGGAGGCTCTCTTTGGTAATACCCAtggaatgaagacctgctttgaggccactgggagcaacataaaagggggtggtgagcaatatgttgctcacaaaccactggttggggatcattgatcaTAACCAACATGGGTGATGGGCTGATTGTTTTAGtatgattggagctttgaggtgttattaaaccttccagggagaGTTGCCAAAAAGCTTTGCATGTGACAATAGATATCACACAccaacccacacagaccagtacctgCTGTTTGACTCCCATCATCCACTAGATCACAAACTGGGGGTTATCAGAACGCTACATCACAGAGCAGACAAGATCCCCACCAGCACAGAA contains these protein-coding regions:
- the LOC100494300 gene encoding E3 ubiquitin-protein ligase TRIM39-like; the protein is AEHVLTEPTASFMGRKCSVHHKVLEYHCYEDSACICASCCLAGGHRGHRVELLSEASEKKKEKLRKVLEKLSPEREETERGAQRLQERRREVAEVAAGETERVTALFRGIREELEALEKRLLSDISRQREELCLQLTELIQQLEIKKDELSRKIRHIEELCNMADPLTVLQEQWESHGAAFFGAEGADNEGREREDTEKADNEGREEGIKVPAVGDLDVGRISETLLTGLAGIVTGVTGRIPGQGATELVLDINMAGNHVSVSGDGKSASYSHTDQRRPKTPKRFQVSQALSTRRFPSGRHYWEVEGSESGGWRVGAAYPSIERRGDQSWIGSNNKSWCLFRWGNEKYTVRHDRKDTQLPHVPSCRRIRISLDYKAGLLSFYELSEPIRHLHTFTASFTEPLHAAFWVGWDWVRIIT